In Oryzihumus leptocrescens, the following are encoded in one genomic region:
- a CDS encoding Lrp/AsnC family transcriptional regulator, producing the protein MVQAYILIQTEVGKAATVAEAIAGISGVTLAEDVTGPYDVIARVEARNVDELGKLVIAKIQDVAGITRTLTCTVVHV; encoded by the coding sequence AGACCGAGGTGGGCAAGGCTGCCACCGTCGCCGAGGCGATCGCCGGCATCTCCGGAGTCACGCTGGCCGAGGACGTCACCGGCCCCTACGACGTCATCGCGCGCGTCGAGGCCCGCAACGTCGACGAGCTCGGCAAGCTGGTCATCGCCAAGATCCAGGACGTCGCGGGGATCACCCGCACCCTCACCTGCACGGTCGTGCACGTCTGA
- a CDS encoding DUF3515 family protein: MLSALGLVLLLAACSRGVEVTAAPEASSAACRAASAKWPATVGNQKAVDTTSDSAAVHAWGDPAVIARCGVAPPGPTTDQCIDVSGVDWVAHRLSDGVRFTTFGRTPAIEVLVPSAYAPEPLLLPAFTAAAQTIPQGSHRCR; encoded by the coding sequence GTGCTGTCCGCGCTGGGGCTCGTCCTCCTGCTGGCCGCCTGCTCCCGCGGCGTGGAGGTCACCGCGGCGCCCGAGGCCTCGTCGGCCGCCTGCCGCGCCGCCTCGGCGAAGTGGCCGGCGACGGTCGGCAACCAGAAGGCCGTCGACACCACCTCGGACTCCGCCGCCGTGCACGCCTGGGGCGACCCGGCCGTGATCGCCCGCTGCGGCGTGGCACCGCCCGGGCCCACGACCGACCAGTGCATTGACGTGTCCGGGGTGGACTGGGTGGCCCACCGGCTCAGCGACGGCGTGCGCTTCACGACGTTCGGGCGCACCCCCGCGATCGAGGTGCTGGTGCCCTCGGCCTACGCCCCCGAGCCGTTGCTGCTGCCGGCGTTCACCGCTGCCGCGCAGACCATCCCGCAGGGCAGCCACCGCTGCCGCTGA
- a CDS encoding D-alanine--D-alanine ligase family protein — protein MSASDIVPSTPSTEPRKPRVAVVFGGRSSEHAVSCSTAAGVLRAIDRDTYDVLPIGIAKDGRWVLAADDPDRLALTPGHTPEVDDAADGVIVPLSTTDRSLAVLEPGQPPRALGDVDVVLPLLHGPFGEDGTLQGLLELADIRYVGSGVLASAAGMDKHYMKVVLAGHGLPVGPYTVITDKAWRHDPAAALDAVSSLGFPVFVKPARAGSSMGITKVTAKEDLEAAIETAREHDPKVIVEAAIVGREIECGVLEGRDGAPTRTSEVGEVEVVQGHDFYDFEAKYIAEEDVQLSCPADLPPEVSDEVRRLAAAAFDAFGCEGLARVDCFWTSGGDVVINEINTLPGFTPTSMYPRMWAASGLDYPALIDELLQLALSRRTGLR, from the coding sequence ATGAGCGCCTCCGACATCGTCCCCAGCACCCCGTCCACCGAGCCCCGCAAGCCGCGGGTCGCCGTCGTCTTCGGCGGCCGGTCCTCTGAGCACGCGGTCTCCTGCTCGACCGCCGCCGGCGTGCTGCGCGCGATCGACCGCGACACCTACGACGTGTTGCCGATCGGGATCGCCAAGGACGGCCGCTGGGTCCTGGCTGCCGACGACCCGGACCGCCTCGCGCTGACCCCCGGCCACACCCCCGAGGTCGACGACGCCGCGGACGGCGTGATCGTGCCGCTGAGCACCACCGACCGCAGCCTGGCCGTCCTCGAGCCCGGCCAGCCGCCGCGCGCGCTGGGCGACGTCGACGTGGTCCTGCCGCTGCTGCACGGCCCGTTCGGGGAGGACGGCACCCTGCAGGGGCTGCTCGAGCTCGCCGACATCCGCTACGTCGGCTCCGGGGTGCTGGCCTCGGCCGCGGGCATGGACAAGCACTACATGAAGGTCGTCCTCGCCGGGCACGGCCTGCCGGTCGGCCCCTACACGGTCATCACCGACAAGGCGTGGCGCCACGACCCGGCCGCAGCGCTGGACGCGGTGAGCTCGCTGGGGTTCCCCGTCTTCGTCAAGCCGGCGCGCGCCGGGTCGAGCATGGGCATCACCAAGGTCACCGCCAAGGAGGACCTCGAGGCCGCGATCGAGACCGCGCGCGAGCACGACCCCAAGGTCATCGTCGAGGCCGCCATCGTCGGCCGCGAGATCGAGTGCGGCGTGCTCGAGGGCCGCGACGGCGCCCCCACCCGCACCAGCGAGGTGGGCGAGGTCGAGGTCGTGCAGGGCCACGACTTCTACGACTTCGAGGCCAAGTACATCGCCGAGGAGGATGTCCAGCTCTCCTGCCCGGCCGACCTCCCGCCGGAGGTGTCCGACGAGGTGCGGCGCCTGGCGGCGGCCGCGTTCGACGCCTTCGGCTGCGAGGGCCTGGCGCGCGTCGACTGCTTCTGGACCAGTGGCGGCGACGTGGTCATCAACGAGATCAACACGCTGCCCGGCTTCACCCCGACGTCGATGTACCCGCGGATGTGGGCGGCCTCGGGCCTGGACTATCCCGCGCTGATCGACGAGCTGCTCCAGCTCGCCCTGTCGCGCCGCACCGGCCTGCGCTGA